The following proteins are encoded in a genomic region of Amycolatopsis sulphurea:
- a CDS encoding rhodanese-like domain-containing protein — protein MTAIDTRLADARSTLDRADPARAADLQAAGALLIDIRPYENRLAEGEIPGSVVVERIHLEWRLAPDSEWRLPGVTADTVAVVVCNEGYASSLAAADLQRLGLRRATDLAGGFRAWAAAGLPVQPGGSPAVP, from the coding sequence ATGACCGCGATCGACACCCGCCTCGCCGACGCTCGGTCCACATTGGACCGAGCGGATCCGGCACGCGCGGCGGACCTGCAAGCCGCGGGTGCGCTGCTGATCGACATCCGCCCGTACGAGAACCGGCTCGCCGAAGGCGAGATCCCCGGTTCGGTCGTGGTCGAGCGGATCCACTTGGAATGGCGGCTCGCGCCGGACAGCGAATGGCGGCTGCCGGGGGTGACCGCGGACACAGTGGCCGTGGTGGTGTGCAACGAGGGATACGCGTCCAGCCTCGCAGCCGCCGATCTGCAGCGGCTCGGCCTGCGCCGGGCGACGGACCTGGCCGGCGGTTTCCGGGCGTGGGCGGCGGCCGGGCTGCCGGTGCAGCCGGGCGGGAGTCCGGCGGTTCCCTAG
- a CDS encoding HARBI1 family protein — MSVSYTATLPVRDQTVLYLSSLLHAERVRRGTRKDRRVLTTFKQAVLVLRWFLDGTRVKQLAVDNAIGKSTVYTYLEEGFTVLAAQAPALESALLAAKMAGHSHISIDGTLIETDRVRTPGPTDGVDLWWSGKHSNHGGNIQVITAPDGWPLWTSDVRPGREHDTTALREHPEILPALATWIAENTPALGDLGYEGEADTITVAFKKPKGGELTKEQKTHNKAHNGKRAIGERGNSLLKTTFKALLNISLCPWKIGTIVAAALVILHIEHDRTT, encoded by the coding sequence ATGAGTGTGTCATACACCGCGACCTTGCCGGTACGCGACCAGACCGTGCTGTACCTGTCGAGCCTGTTGCACGCCGAACGGGTGCGGCGCGGTACCCGCAAAGATCGCCGGGTTCTGACGACGTTCAAGCAGGCGGTCTTGGTGCTGCGCTGGTTTCTCGACGGCACTCGCGTCAAGCAGCTCGCCGTCGACAACGCGATCGGCAAGTCCACCGTGTACACCTATCTCGAGGAGGGGTTCACGGTGCTCGCCGCCCAGGCACCCGCGCTCGAGTCAGCGTTACTGGCGGCGAAAATGGCCGGGCACAGCCACATTTCCATCGACGGCACCCTGATCGAGACCGACCGGGTCCGCACCCCCGGACCCACCGACGGGGTGGACCTGTGGTGGTCGGGCAAACACTCCAATCATGGCGGCAACATCCAGGTCATCACCGCCCCCGACGGCTGGCCCCTGTGGACCTCCGACGTGCGGCCGGGCCGCGAGCACGACACCACCGCACTGCGCGAACACCCCGAGATCCTGCCCGCCCTGGCCACCTGGATCGCCGAGAACACGCCCGCCCTGGGCGACCTGGGCTACGAAGGTGAAGCCGACACCATCACCGTCGCGTTCAAAAAACCGAAAGGCGGCGAACTCACCAAGGAACAGAAGACCCACAACAAAGCCCACAACGGGAAACGAGCGATCGGCGAACGCGGAAACTCCTTGCTGAAGACCACGTTCAAGGCGCTGCTCAACATCAGCCTCTGTCCATGGAAGATCGGCACCATCGTCGCAGCCGCCCTCGTCATCCTCCACATCGAGCACGACCGCACAACATGA
- a CDS encoding cysteine dioxygenase, which translates to MTTSISPSSVETHPQLTDPLLAELLHPARLLWTPRELAELTRTVTTELTSGLRGILRFDADRRWWARLALTDGVELWLLSWLPGQHTQPHDHGGAAGSFTVLQGELGEEYRYPGGPIRRRTHVTGEGIGFGAGRAHQVTGIGDRPAASVHAYSPPLVPTRAYSTLADVPSEIPALPAIIR; encoded by the coding sequence TTGACCACCTCGATCAGCCCTTCGTCCGTCGAAACCCATCCCCAGCTGACCGACCCGCTGCTGGCCGAACTGCTGCACCCGGCCCGGCTGCTGTGGACCCCGCGGGAGCTGGCCGAGCTGACCCGCACCGTGACCACCGAGCTGACGTCCGGACTGCGCGGCATCCTGCGTTTCGACGCGGATCGACGCTGGTGGGCGCGGCTCGCGCTGACCGACGGCGTAGAGCTGTGGCTGTTGTCGTGGCTGCCCGGCCAGCACACCCAGCCGCACGATCACGGCGGCGCGGCCGGTTCGTTCACCGTGCTGCAGGGCGAGCTGGGTGAGGAGTACCGCTACCCCGGCGGGCCGATCCGCCGCCGCACGCACGTGACGGGCGAGGGCATCGGCTTCGGGGCCGGGCGGGCGCACCAGGTGACCGGCATCGGCGACCGGCCCGCGGCGAGCGTGCACGCGTACTCGCCGCCGCTCGTGCCGACCCGCGCGTACTCGACGCTGGCCGACGTGCCGAGCGAGATTCCCGCGCTGCCCGCGATAATCCGCTGA
- a CDS encoding ABC transporter ATP-binding protein, with protein sequence MSEPILPSDPDDLVVRMAGVGVRRTGNDLLADLDWSVELDERWVVLGPNGAGKTTLLRLAAAELHPTTGEVDLLGDRIGRVNIFDLRPRIGFTSAAIAQRVPGEELVGDVVVSAGYAVMGRWREEYDKLDLDRAAELLGTLGIAHLAERTFGTLSEGERKRVLIARSLMTDPELLLLDEPAAGLDLGGREDLVARLSSLAMDPDAPATVLVTHHVEEIPPGFTHALLLREGRVVVSGLVDDVITGENLSKTFDQDLVLQRSGARFFARRR encoded by the coding sequence GTGAGCGAGCCGATCCTGCCCAGCGACCCTGACGACTTGGTGGTGCGGATGGCCGGTGTCGGCGTCCGCCGCACCGGCAACGACCTCCTCGCAGACCTCGACTGGTCGGTCGAGCTGGACGAGCGGTGGGTGGTGCTCGGCCCGAACGGGGCGGGCAAGACCACGCTGCTGCGCCTGGCCGCCGCCGAACTGCACCCCACCACCGGCGAGGTGGACCTGCTCGGCGACCGGATCGGCCGGGTCAACATCTTCGACCTGCGTCCGCGCATCGGGTTCACCTCCGCCGCGATCGCCCAGCGCGTGCCCGGTGAGGAGCTGGTCGGTGACGTGGTGGTCAGTGCCGGTTACGCGGTGATGGGCCGCTGGCGTGAGGAATACGACAAACTCGACCTGGACCGCGCCGCGGAGCTGCTCGGCACGCTCGGCATCGCGCACCTGGCCGAACGCACCTTCGGCACGCTCAGCGAGGGCGAGCGCAAGCGCGTGCTGATCGCCCGGTCCCTGATGACCGATCCGGAGCTGCTGCTGCTCGACGAGCCGGCCGCCGGTCTCGACCTCGGCGGCCGGGAGGACCTGGTGGCCCGGCTGTCGTCCCTCGCCATGGACCCGGACGCGCCGGCCACCGTGCTGGTCACCCACCACGTGGAGGAGATCCCGCCCGGGTTCACCCACGCACTGCTGCTGCGCGAGGGCCGCGTGGTGGTGTCCGGCCTGGTGGACGACGTGATCACCGGCGAGAACCTGTCCAAGACCTTCGATCAGGACCTGGTGCTGCAGCGCTCGGGCGCACGGTTCTTCGCGCGCCGCAGGTAG
- a CDS encoding enoyl-CoA hydratase/isomerase family protein, with amino-acid sequence MGEFVTLEVEGGIGTIRLDRPPVNALNNQLQAELAEAAREASDRDDVRAVILYGGEKTFAGGADIKEMAARTYPEIAKFGAELTASLARVANIPKPVVSAITGYALGGGLELALTADYRVAGDNVKVGQPEVQLGIIPGAGGTQRLARLIGPSKAKDLIFTGRFVKAEEALKLGIVDEVVAPDDVYATAHKWAAQFAHGPAIALRAAKAAIDAGLDVDLATGLKIETQLFTALWATEDQKNGMRSFIENGPGKATFEGK; translated from the coding sequence GTGGGAGAGTTCGTAACCCTGGAGGTCGAGGGCGGGATCGGCACGATCCGGCTGGACCGTCCGCCGGTCAACGCGCTGAACAACCAGCTGCAGGCCGAGCTGGCCGAGGCTGCCCGCGAGGCCTCCGACCGCGACGACGTGCGCGCGGTGATCCTCTACGGCGGGGAGAAGACCTTCGCCGGCGGTGCGGACATCAAGGAGATGGCCGCGCGCACCTACCCGGAGATCGCGAAGTTCGGCGCCGAGCTGACCGCGTCGCTGGCCCGGGTCGCGAACATCCCGAAGCCGGTCGTCAGCGCGATCACCGGCTACGCGCTCGGCGGCGGCCTCGAACTCGCGCTGACCGCGGATTACCGGGTGGCCGGCGACAACGTGAAGGTCGGCCAGCCGGAGGTGCAGCTCGGCATCATCCCGGGGGCCGGCGGCACCCAGCGGCTCGCCCGGCTGATCGGCCCGAGCAAGGCCAAGGACCTGATCTTCACCGGCCGGTTCGTGAAGGCCGAGGAAGCGCTCAAACTGGGCATCGTCGACGAGGTCGTGGCGCCGGACGACGTGTACGCCACCGCGCACAAGTGGGCCGCGCAGTTCGCGCATGGTCCTGCGATCGCGCTGCGGGCCGCGAAGGCCGCCATCGACGCGGGCCTCGATGTGGACCTCGCCACCGGCCTGAAGATCGAGACCCAGCTGTTCACCGCGCTGTGGGCCACCGAGGACCAGAAAAACGGCATGCGGTCGTTCATCGAGAACGGGCCGGGCAAGGCCACTTTCGAGGGGAAGTGA